Proteins encoded by one window of Lactobacillus paragasseri:
- a CDS encoding type Z 30S ribosomal protein S14: protein MAKTSQIVRNHRPAKFSSREYTRCERCGRPHSVYRKFKLCRICLKDLAHKGQIPGVKKASW from the coding sequence ATGGCTAAAACATCACAAATCGTCAGAAATCATCGTCCTGCTAAGTTTTCATCTCGTGAATACACTCGTTGCGAGAGATGTGGCCGTCCACACTCTGTTTACCGCAAGTTCAAATTATGCCGTATTTGCTTAAAAGACTTAGCACACAAGGGTCAAATTCCTGGTGTTAAAAAGGCAAGTTGGTAA
- the rpsC gene encoding 30S ribosomal protein S3, giving the protein MGQKINPNGFRLGVNRDWEAKWYADKNYADTLNEDLRIRKFISEKLADASVSTVEIERAANRINISIHTAKPGMVIGKGGKEVEALRKQLSALTKKNVHINIVEIKKPDLDAKLVGEGIARQLEARIAFRRATRQATQRSMRSGAKGIKVQTAGRLNGADMARREWHTEGSVPLHTLRADIDYAWVEAATTYGQIGVKVWINRGEILPQRKNKPSKKAKGGN; this is encoded by the coding sequence ATGGGTCAAAAGATTAACCCAAATGGTTTCCGTCTCGGTGTTAACCGTGATTGGGAAGCAAAGTGGTATGCAGACAAAAACTACGCTGACACTTTAAATGAAGATTTACGTATTAGAAAGTTCATCTCTGAAAAGTTAGCTGATGCATCTGTTTCCACTGTGGAAATTGAACGTGCTGCAAACAGAATTAACATTTCTATCCACACTGCAAAACCTGGTATGGTTATCGGTAAAGGTGGTAAAGAAGTTGAAGCTTTAAGAAAACAACTTAGTGCTTTAACAAAAAAGAACGTTCACATTAATATTGTTGAAATTAAGAAGCCTGATTTAGATGCTAAATTAGTAGGCGAAGGTATTGCTCGTCAACTTGAAGCAAGAATTGCATTTAGACGTGCAACTCGTCAAGCAACTCAAAGATCTATGCGTTCTGGTGCTAAGGGTATCAAAGTTCAAACTGCTGGTCGTTTGAATGGTGCTGATATGGCAAGAAGAGAATGGCATACTGAAGGTAGTGTTCCACTTCATACTTTAAGAGCAGATATTGATTATGCTTGGGTAGAAGCTGCAACTACTTATGGTCAAATTGGTGTTAAGGTTTGGATCAATCGTGGTGAAATTTTACCACAACGTAAAAACAAACCTTCTAAGAAAGCGAAGGGAGGAAACTAA
- the rplE gene encoding 50S ribosomal protein L5 yields the protein MANSLVEKYSNEIAPAMNKKFNYDSVMEIPKIDKIVLNMGVGDAVSNAKNLDEAVEELTLISGQKPLITKAKKSIANFRLREGMSIGAKVTLRGDRMYDFLYKLINVSLPRVRDFRGISSRSFDGRGNYTLGIKEQLIFPEIDYDKVNRVRGLDVVIVTTANTDEEARELLTEFGMPFAK from the coding sequence ATGGCAAACAGTTTAGTAGAAAAATATTCAAATGAAATCGCACCAGCTATGAACAAAAAGTTTAATTACGATTCAGTTATGGAAATTCCTAAAATTGATAAAATCGTTTTAAACATGGGTGTCGGTGATGCAGTTTCTAATGCAAAGAATCTTGATGAAGCTGTAGAAGAATTGACTTTAATCTCAGGTCAAAAGCCTTTGATTACTAAAGCTAAGAAATCAATAGCAAACTTCCGTTTACGTGAAGGTATGTCTATTGGTGCTAAGGTTACCCTTAGAGGCGATAGAATGTACGATTTCTTGTACAAATTAATCAACGTTTCTCTTCCTCGAGTTCGTGACTTCCGCGGAATCAGTTCTAGATCATTTGATGGTCGTGGTAACTACACTTTAGGTATCAAAGAACAATTGATTTTCCCAGAAATCGACTACGACAAGGTAAACCGTGTTAGAGGTTTGGACGTTGTTATTGTAACTACTGCCAATACAGATGAAGAAGCTCGTGAACTTCTTACTGAGTTTGGTATGCCTTTTGCTAAATAA
- the rpsQ gene encoding 30S ribosomal protein S17, which translates to MSETNERNNRHVYQGRVVSDKMDKTITVVVDTYKNHPVYKKRIKYSKKYYAHDENNEAKIGDTVRIMETRPLSHAKRYRLTKIVKKSI; encoded by the coding sequence TTGAGCGAAACTAACGAAAGAAATAATCGTCACGTATACCAAGGTCGAGTTGTTTCTGACAAGATGGATAAGACTATTACAGTTGTTGTAGATACCTACAAGAACCACCCTGTTTATAAGAAGCGTATTAAATACTCAAAGAAGTATTACGCTCACGATGAAAACAACGAAGCTAAGATTGGCGATACTGTTCGTATCATGGAAACCCGTCCATTATCACATGCGAAGCGTTACCGTCTAACTAAGATTGTTAAGAAGTCAATTTAA
- the rpsM gene encoding 30S ribosomal protein S13, protein MARIAGVDLPRNKRVVVALTYIYGIGESTAKKICKDAGISEDIRTNDLTPEDQEKLRSEVDKYRVEGDLRREVSLNIKRLVEIGSYRGIRHRRGLPVRGQNTKNNARTRKGSKRK, encoded by the coding sequence ATGGCACGTATTGCTGGTGTTGACTTACCCAGAAATAAAAGAGTTGTAGTCGCATTAACTTATATCTATGGTATTGGTGAATCAACTGCAAAGAAGATTTGTAAAGATGCTGGTATTTCTGAAGATATTCGTACTAATGACTTGACCCCAGAAGATCAAGAAAAATTACGTAGCGAAGTAGATAAGTACCGTGTTGAAGGTGACCTTCGTCGTGAAGTTAGTCTTAACATTAAGCGTTTAGTTGAAATTGGTTCATACCGTGGTATTCGTCACCGTCGTGGATTGCCAGTTCGTGGACAAAATACCAAGAATAATGCTCGTACTCGTAAGGGTTCAAAGAGAAAATAA
- the rplX gene encoding 50S ribosomal protein L24, translating into MFVKTGDKVKVIAGKDKGKEGTVLSVNAKTNRIVVKGVNKIKKHEKPSQANANGGVVEKEGSIHASNVKVIAKKEDNNK; encoded by the coding sequence ATGTTTGTTAAAACAGGTGACAAAGTAAAAGTTATTGCCGGTAAAGATAAAGGCAAAGAAGGCACTGTACTTTCAGTCAACGCCAAGACTAACCGTATTGTTGTCAAAGGTGTTAATAAGATCAAAAAGCATGAGAAACCTTCACAAGCCAACGCTAATGGTGGTGTGGTAGAAAAAGAAGGTTCTATCCATGCATCAAATGTAAAAGTTATTGCTAAAAAAGAAGATAACAACAAATAG
- the rplO gene encoding 50S ribosomal protein L15, with protein sequence MKLNELKPNEGSRRNRKRVGRGTSSGYGKTAGRGQKGQLARTGGKTRLGFEGGQMPLFRRMPKRGFKNVNRKEYAIINLNDLNRFDDGSEVTIDTLKSSGLVKKELAGVKLLANGELKVKLTVKVNKASEAAKKAVEAAGGTVEVI encoded by the coding sequence ATGAAGCTTAATGAATTAAAACCAAATGAAGGTTCACGTCGCAACAGAAAGCGTGTTGGTCGTGGTACTTCTAGTGGTTACGGTAAAACTGCTGGTCGTGGTCAAAAGGGTCAATTAGCTCGTACTGGCGGTAAAACACGTTTAGGTTTCGAAGGTGGTCAAATGCCATTATTCAGAAGAATGCCTAAGCGTGGTTTCAAGAACGTTAACCGCAAAGAATACGCTATTATTAATTTAAATGATTTAAATAGATTTGATGATGGTAGCGAAGTAACTATCGATACATTAAAATCATCAGGTTTAGTTAAAAAAGAACTTGCAGGAGTTAAGTTGTTAGCTAACGGTGAATTAAAGGTTAAGTTGACTGTAAAAGTTAATAAAGCCTCAGAAGCTGCTAAAAAAGCTGTTGAAGCTGCTGGCGGAACTGTTGAGGTGATCTAA
- the rpmJ gene encoding 50S ribosomal protein L36, translating to MKVRPSVKPMCEHCKIIKRHGRVMVICSANPKHKQRQG from the coding sequence ATGAAAGTTAGACCATCTGTTAAACCAATGTGTGAACATTGCAAGATTATCAAAAGACATGGTCGTGTTATGGTGATTTGCTCTGCAAACCCTAAGCACAAACAACGTCAAGGTTAA
- the rplN gene encoding 50S ribosomal protein L14 gives MIQHESRLKVADNSGARELLVIKVLGGSKRKTGNIGDIVVAAVKQATPGGVVKKGDVVKAVIVRTKSGARREDGSYIKFDENAAVVINADKSPRGTRIFGPVARELREHDFMKIVSLAPEVL, from the coding sequence GTGATCCAACACGAAAGCCGTTTAAAGGTTGCTGACAACTCCGGTGCAAGAGAACTCCTAGTTATCAAGGTTTTAGGTGGTTCTAAGCGTAAGACCGGTAATATTGGTGATATCGTAGTTGCTGCTGTTAAACAAGCAACACCAGGTGGCGTTGTCAAAAAAGGTGATGTTGTTAAAGCAGTTATTGTTAGAACAAAATCAGGTGCACGCCGTGAAGATGGTTCATACATCAAGTTCGACGAAAATGCAGCAGTTGTAATTAATGCTGATAAGAGTCCTCGTGGAACTCGTATTTTTGGGCCTGTAGCCCGTGAACTGCGTGAGCACGATTTCATGAAGATCGTATCTCTTGCTCCTGAAGTCTTATAA
- the rpsK gene encoding 30S ribosomal protein S11, translating into MAAKKTARKRRVKKHVESGVAHIHSTFNNTLVMITDVQGNAVAWSSAGALGFKGSRKSTPFAAQMAAEAAAKSAMDQGMKHVEVSVKGPGAGREAAIRALQAAGLEITAIRDVTPVPHNGSRPPKRRRV; encoded by the coding sequence ATGGCTGCAAAGAAAACAGCACGTAAACGCCGTGTAAAGAAGCATGTTGAAAGCGGCGTTGCTCATATTCATTCTACGTTTAACAATACCTTGGTCATGATTACTGATGTACAAGGTAACGCAGTCGCATGGTCTTCCGCTGGTGCTTTAGGTTTCAAGGGTAGTCGTAAGTCTACACCATTTGCTGCTCAAATGGCCGCAGAAGCAGCTGCAAAGTCTGCAATGGATCAAGGCATGAAGCATGTTGAAGTTTCAGTTAAAGGACCAGGTGCAGGTCGTGAAGCTGCTATTAGAGCACTTCAAGCTGCAGGTCTTGAAATCACTGCTATTCGCGACGTTACTCCAGTGCCGCACAACGGTTCCAGACCACCAAAACGTCGTCGTGTCTAG
- a CDS encoding adenylate kinase, with the protein MINLILLGLPGAGKGTASESIVDKYHLAHISTGDMFREAMANKTPVGLEAKSYIDKGDLVPDEVTAKLVEERLKQPDTKNGFILDGFPRTTVQAELLEGITKRLEKPLTNVIAIDVDEDVLIKRLSARYICKNCGATYNKISNPTKVEGTCDRCGGHEFFQREDDKPEVVKNRLEVNKKMNTPLRDFYEEKGILSTVNGEQTPEKVFEDIDKILSKD; encoded by the coding sequence ATGATTAATTTAATTCTTTTAGGATTGCCTGGTGCAGGCAAAGGAACAGCTTCTGAAAGCATTGTAGATAAATATCACTTAGCACATATTTCTACAGGTGATATGTTCAGAGAAGCTATGGCTAATAAAACTCCAGTTGGTTTAGAAGCTAAAAGTTATATTGATAAAGGCGATTTAGTGCCAGACGAAGTTACTGCTAAGTTAGTTGAAGAACGTCTTAAGCAACCTGACACTAAGAATGGATTCATCTTAGATGGATTTCCAAGAACCACTGTTCAAGCTGAACTTCTTGAAGGTATAACTAAACGGTTAGAAAAGCCGTTAACTAATGTAATTGCAATTGATGTTGATGAAGATGTTTTAATCAAGCGCTTATCAGCACGCTACATTTGTAAAAATTGTGGTGCAACTTACAACAAGATTTCAAATCCAACTAAAGTAGAAGGTACTTGTGATCGTTGCGGAGGACATGAATTTTTCCAACGCGAGGATGACAAGCCAGAAGTTGTTAAAAATCGCTTAGAAGTTAACAAGAAGATGAATACTCCTCTTCGTGATTTCTATGAAGAAAAAGGAATTCTTTCAACTGTTAACGGTGAACAAACTCCGGAAAAAGTATTTGAAGACATTGACAAAATCTTAAGTAAAGATTAG
- the rpsE gene encoding 30S ribosomal protein S5 gives MANRNDSRRDSRKDRKKDDIEDQLVAINRITKVVKGGRRMRFAAVVIVGDRKGHVGFGTGKAQEVPEAIRKAVEAGKKRMIKVPTVGTTIPHEVMGHYGSGNIMLKPAEAGSGVAAGGAVRIIMDLAGISDVTSKSLGSNTPINVIRATMDGLSKLKTREDVLKLRESAKSLED, from the coding sequence ATGGCAAACCGCAACGATTCTCGTAGAGATTCTCGTAAAGATCGTAAAAAAGACGATATTGAAGATCAATTAGTAGCAATTAACCGGATCACCAAGGTTGTTAAGGGTGGTCGTCGCATGAGATTTGCTGCTGTTGTAATCGTCGGCGATAGAAAAGGTCATGTAGGTTTTGGTACTGGTAAGGCTCAAGAAGTCCCAGAAGCTATCCGCAAGGCTGTTGAAGCTGGTAAAAAGAGAATGATTAAGGTACCTACTGTTGGTACTACTATTCCACATGAAGTTATGGGCCATTACGGTTCTGGTAACATTATGTTGAAACCTGCTGAAGCTGGTTCTGGTGTTGCTGCTGGTGGTGCTGTTCGCATTATCATGGATTTAGCTGGTATTTCAGATGTTACTTCTAAATCACTTGGTTCAAATACACCAATCAATGTTATCCGTGCTACTATGGACGGTTTGAGTAAGTTAAAGACTCGTGAAGACGTTTTGAAACTTCGTGAGTCAGCAAAAAGCTTAGAAGATTAA
- the rplR gene encoding 50S ribosomal protein L18 produces MISKPDKNKLRLKRHKRIRGKISGTAERPRLSVFRSNKNIYAQLIDDVEGVTLASASTNDKNISAEGSKMEQAAEVGKALAETAAKKNIKSVVFDRSGYLYHGRVQALADAARENGLEF; encoded by the coding sequence GTGATTTCTAAACCAGATAAAAACAAATTACGCTTAAAGCGTCATAAACGTATTCGTGGAAAGATTTCTGGTACTGCTGAGCGCCCACGCTTAAGTGTTTTCCGTTCAAACAAAAACATCTACGCTCAATTAATTGATGATGTAGAGGGTGTAACGCTTGCAAGTGCCTCAACAAATGATAAAAATATTTCAGCTGAAGGTTCTAAGATGGAACAAGCTGCTGAAGTAGGTAAAGCTTTAGCTGAAACTGCTGCTAAGAAGAACATTAAGAGTGTTGTATTTGATAGAAGTGGTTACTTATACCACGGCCGTGTACAAGCTCTTGCTGATGCAGCACGTGAAAACGGATTAGAATTCTAG
- the rpsS gene encoding 30S ribosomal protein S19 — protein sequence MSRSIKKGPFADASLLKKIEAQEGSEKKQVIKTWSRRSTIFPSFVGFTIAVYDGRKHVPVYITEDMVGHKLGEFVPTRTFRGHKVADKATTTVGK from the coding sequence ATGAGCCGTAGTATTAAAAAAGGTCCTTTTGCTGATGCAAGCCTTTTAAAGAAGATCGAAGCCCAAGAAGGTTCCGAAAAGAAGCAAGTAATTAAAACATGGTCTCGTCGTTCAACTATTTTCCCTTCCTTTGTTGGTTTCACAATAGCTGTTTACGATGGAAGAAAACATGTGCCAGTATACATTACTGAAGATATGGTTGGTCATAAGTTAGGTGAATTCGTACCTACTAGAACTTTCCGCGGTCACAAGGTCGCTGATAAGGCCACTACTACAGTAGGTAAATAA
- the rpmC gene encoding 50S ribosomal protein L29 — protein MKAKDIRALTTDQMLEKEKQYKEELFNLRFQQATGQLENTARLRQVRKNIARIKTILSEKELSKN, from the coding sequence ATGAAGGCTAAAGATATCAGAGCATTAACCACTGATCAAATGTTAGAAAAGGAAAAGCAATATAAAGAAGAACTTTTTAATTTGCGTTTCCAACAAGCAACGGGTCAATTAGAGAACACCGCTCGCTTGAGACAAGTCCGCAAGAACATTGCTAGAATTAAGACAATTCTTAGCGAAAAAGAATTGAGCAAGAATTAG
- the rpmD gene encoding 50S ribosomal protein L30, whose protein sequence is MMDLKVTLIKSVAHRLPKQRKIVKALGLGKVNSTVVLPDNAATRGALLKIAHLISVEEVNK, encoded by the coding sequence ATAATGGATTTAAAAGTTACCTTAATTAAAAGCGTCGCACACCGTCTTCCAAAACAAAGAAAGATTGTTAAAGCTCTTGGTCTTGGTAAGGTAAATAGCACTGTTGTTCTTCCAGACAACGCTGCAACTCGTGGCGCTTTATTGAAGATTGCTCACCTGATCTCAGTTGAAGAGGTTAATAAGTAA
- the secY gene encoding preprotein translocase subunit SecY → MFSTLKNAFKDKDIRSKIFFTLFILLLYRIGANITVPGVNAKAITRVAQTGLVPMLDTVSGGGLDTYSIFSLGVSPYITAQIVIQLLQMDIVPKLVEWGKQGEVGRRKTNQVTRYLTLVVAFVQSLGITLGFNVLTEMGLVKTQTPQTYIEIAIIMTAGTMLLTWLGDEITDKGLGNGVSVIIFAGIIARLPNGIYQLFKDFIINNSASDRWQGILFFIAIIIAILLVTQFVTWFQQADLRVPIQYTRRAATSGSESFLPLKVNVSGVIPVIFASSFIITPATILMAFQRSHGNEQWFKICNQIFSLQTTPGALIYTLLIILFTFFYAFVQVNPEKLAENLQKQGAYIPSVWPGKDTQKYVSKILIRLSTVGAVFLGLVALLPQLATNIFGLPSSIGLGGTSLLIVIGVVLELARQVDGLLMKREYVGFIR, encoded by the coding sequence ATGTTCTCGACCTTGAAGAACGCCTTTAAGGATAAAGATATTAGATCTAAAATCTTTTTTACACTCTTTATCCTGTTGCTTTATCGAATCGGAGCTAATATAACAGTTCCGGGAGTTAATGCAAAAGCTATTACACGGGTTGCACAAACTGGTTTAGTCCCAATGTTGGATACAGTCAGTGGTGGTGGATTAGATACATATTCAATCTTTTCTCTAGGTGTTTCACCTTATATTACTGCTCAAATTGTTATTCAATTACTCCAAATGGATATTGTTCCTAAGTTAGTTGAGTGGGGAAAGCAAGGAGAAGTTGGAAGACGAAAGACAAACCAAGTAACACGCTATCTTACTTTAGTAGTTGCTTTTGTTCAAAGTCTTGGAATTACTCTTGGCTTTAACGTTTTAACCGAAATGGGTTTAGTTAAAACGCAAACTCCTCAAACCTATATTGAGATTGCCATTATTATGACGGCTGGGACTATGCTTTTGACCTGGCTGGGTGATGAAATTACTGATAAAGGTTTAGGAAATGGTGTATCTGTAATTATTTTTGCAGGTATTATTGCCCGTCTTCCTAATGGAATTTATCAACTATTTAAAGATTTCATTATTAATAATAGTGCTAGCGATCGTTGGCAGGGGATTTTGTTCTTCATCGCGATCATTATTGCCATTTTACTAGTAACTCAATTTGTTACATGGTTTCAACAGGCTGATTTGCGAGTACCTATCCAGTATACTCGTAGGGCAGCAACAAGTGGCTCCGAAAGTTTCCTACCTTTAAAGGTTAACGTCTCTGGAGTTATTCCAGTTATTTTTGCCAGTTCCTTTATTATTACACCAGCTACAATTTTGATGGCTTTTCAAAGATCTCATGGAAATGAACAATGGTTTAAGATTTGTAATCAAATATTTAGTTTACAAACTACACCAGGTGCATTAATTTATACACTTTTGATTATTTTGTTCACTTTCTTCTATGCCTTTGTTCAAGTAAATCCAGAAAAGTTGGCTGAGAACTTGCAAAAGCAAGGAGCCTACATTCCTAGCGTTTGGCCAGGAAAAGATACACAAAAGTATGTATCTAAAATTTTAATTAGATTATCAACAGTAGGTGCGGTATTTTTAGGACTTGTTGCCTTGCTGCCGCAGCTTGCTACAAATATTTTTGGTTTACCAAGTTCAATTGGACTTGGCGGAACAAGTCTTTTAATCGTTATTGGTGTTGTTTTAGAGTTAGCCCGTCAAGTTGATGGACTACTAATGAAGCGCGAATACGTTGGATTTATTAGATAG
- the rpsH gene encoding 30S ribosomal protein S8: MVMTDPIADYLTRIRNANMAKHSSVEIPASSMKKSLSEILKNEGFIRDYQVEDDNKQGMIKIFLKYGPNNERVISGLKRISKPGLRNYVSAENLPKVLNGLGIAIISTSAGVITDKEAREKNVGGEVIAYVW; encoded by the coding sequence ATGGTCATGACAGATCCAATTGCAGATTACTTGACTAGAATTAGAAATGCTAACATGGCAAAACACAGTTCTGTTGAGATTCCTGCATCATCAATGAAGAAATCACTTAGTGAAATCTTAAAGAACGAAGGCTTTATTCGCGATTACCAAGTTGAAGATGACAACAAACAAGGTATGATCAAGATCTTCTTGAAATACGGTCCTAATAATGAACGTGTTATTTCAGGTTTAAAGCGTATTTCTAAGCCTGGTTTAAGAAACTACGTAAGTGCAGAAAACTTACCAAAAGTTCTTAATGGTCTTGGTATTGCTATCATTTCTACTTCTGCAGGTGTGATTACTGATAAAGAAGCTAGAGAAAAGAACGTCGGCGGCGAAGTTATTGCTTACGTTTGGTAA
- the infA gene encoding translation initiation factor IF-1, translated as MAKEDVIEVEGKVVDTLPNAMFKVELENGATILAHVSGKIRMHYIRILPGDRVTVELSPYDLTKGRITYRFIK; from the coding sequence TTGGCAAAAGAAGATGTCATCGAAGTTGAAGGTAAGGTAGTTGATACCTTACCTAATGCTATGTTTAAAGTTGAATTAGAAAATGGTGCAACAATTTTAGCTCACGTTTCTGGTAAAATTAGAATGCACTACATTAGAATTTTACCTGGTGATAGAGTAACAGTTGAATTATCACCATATGATTTAACCAAGGGTAGGATTACGTATCGTTTTATTAAGTAA
- the rplF gene encoding 50S ribosomal protein L6: MSRIGLKVIEVPEKVTVTKNGDDITVKGPKGELTRYFDPRITFEQKDGEIHFSRSNEADKALHGTERANLASMIEGVTDGYVKKLTLVGVGYRAVAQGKKLTLNVGYSHPVVFEAPEGVTVKTPSATSIEIEGISKQVVGQFAAEIRDVRPPEPYKGKGIRYEDEYVRRKEGKTGK, encoded by the coding sequence ATGAGCCGAATTGGTTTAAAGGTCATCGAGGTTCCTGAAAAGGTCACAGTTACCAAAAATGGTGACGACATCACTGTTAAGGGACCAAAAGGTGAACTTACTAGATACTTTGATCCACGCATTACCTTTGAACAAAAAGATGGAGAAATTCATTTTAGTCGTTCAAATGAAGCTGATAAAGCTCTTCATGGTACTGAAAGAGCAAATCTTGCTTCCATGATTGAAGGTGTAACTGATGGATATGTTAAGAAGTTAACTTTAGTTGGTGTTGGATACCGTGCAGTTGCACAAGGTAAGAAATTAACTTTAAATGTTGGTTACTCTCACCCAGTTGTATTTGAAGCACCAGAAGGTGTTACAGTTAAAACTCCATCAGCAACTTCAATTGAAATTGAAGGTATTTCAAAACAAGTTGTAGGTCAATTTGCGGCAGAAATTCGTGATGTTCGTCCACCAGAACCTTACAAGGGTAAAGGTATTCGTTACGAAGACGAATATGTACGTCGCAAGGAAGGTAAGACTGGTAAATAA
- the rplV gene encoding 50S ribosomal protein L22, with product MAEQISSAKAEARTVRIAPRKARLVVDLIRGKSVAEALAILQFTPRAASPIVEKVLKSAIANAEHNYDLESANLYVSEAYVNEGATLKRFRPRAKGMASPINKRTSHVVVVVSEKND from the coding sequence ATGGCAGAACAAATTAGTTCAGCTAAAGCTGAAGCAAGAACAGTTCGCATCGCTCCTAGAAAAGCCCGTTTGGTAGTAGACCTTATTCGTGGAAAGAGTGTTGCTGAAGCTCTCGCAATTTTACAATTTACGCCAAGAGCTGCTTCCCCAATCGTTGAAAAAGTGTTGAAGTCAGCTATTGCAAATGCTGAACACAACTACGATCTTGAAAGTGCAAATCTTTACGTATCAGAAGCATACGTTAACGAAGGTGCAACTTTAAAGAGATTTCGTCCACGTGCTAAGGGTATGGCTTCTCCAATTAACAAGAGAACAAGCCACGTAGTAGTTGTAGTATCTGAGAAGAACGATTAA
- the rplP gene encoding 50S ribosomal protein L16, which yields MLVPKRVKHRREFRGKMRGEAKGGKTIAFGEYGLEAVESHWITNRQIEAARIAMTRFMKRGGRVWIRIFPQKSYTAKGVGVRMGSGKGAPAGWVAVVKRGKIMFEIGGVSEDVAREALRLASNKLPIKTKFVKKSSEVGGESNEG from the coding sequence GTGTTAGTACCTAAGCGTGTAAAGCACCGTCGTGAATTCCGCGGTAAAATGCGTGGTGAAGCTAAAGGCGGAAAGACCATTGCATTTGGTGAATATGGTTTAGAAGCTGTTGAATCTCACTGGATTACTAATAGACAAATCGAAGCCGCTCGTATTGCTATGACTCGTTTCATGAAGCGTGGCGGACGTGTTTGGATTAGAATCTTCCCACAAAAATCCTACACTGCAAAAGGTGTTGGTGTTCGTATGGGTTCCGGTAAAGGTGCACCAGCTGGTTGGGTAGCTGTTGTTAAAAGAGGCAAGATTATGTTTGAAATCGGTGGCGTTTCAGAAGACGTTGCTCGTGAAGCTTTAAGACTTGCTTCAAACAAGCTTCCAATTAAGACTAAGTTTGTTAAGAAGAGTTCGGAAGTAGGTGGCGAATCTAATGAAGGCTAA